A genomic stretch from candidate division WOR-1 bacterium RIFOXYB2_FULL_36_35 includes:
- a CDS encoding peptidase C69: protein MLSREELKELLEITLRNGGDFAEVFIEETGSNSILCEDDKIEKILSGRDMGAGIRLISDKETSYISTTETSFTALKEAAIKVSSLIKGKKSNADFELTPQISSQLETIKKRPDQIPIEEKIGMIEVLNKTARSFGNKIKQVTVRYSDSNQAVTIVNSEGIYVEDNRIRTRYFINVIAEKNGVLQTGYEAPGGTVGFELFDLYPAAEYAKKAAERAIKMLDAPHAPSGKMMVVLSSEAGGTLIHEACGHALEADFIMKGTSIFCGKIGKQVASPLVTVMDDTTLQGKFGSYAFDDEGTHAQKTILIENGILKGYLNDWYTARELEIKPTGNGRRESFRTKPVPRMTNTLIAQGKTDPGEIISSVKNGLFVKRMGGGEVNITNGDFVFEINEAYLIENGQITSPVRGAILTGNGPKVLETIDMVGSDLGFQVGVCGKYDHAPVSDAQPTIRIPEIVIGGR, encoded by the coding sequence ATGCTTTCACGCGAAGAATTAAAAGAATTATTAGAGATAACCCTACGAAACGGCGGAGATTTTGCTGAGGTCTTTATTGAAGAGACAGGAAGCAATTCAATCCTCTGTGAAGACGACAAAATAGAAAAGATCTTATCCGGAAGAGATATGGGCGCCGGAATCAGGCTGATATCAGACAAAGAGACATCATATATATCAACAACAGAGACATCTTTTACCGCGTTAAAAGAAGCCGCCATAAAAGTTTCATCGTTAATAAAAGGGAAAAAATCAAATGCCGACTTTGAACTTACACCTCAAATTTCATCTCAATTAGAAACAATAAAAAAAAGACCCGATCAAATCCCCATAGAAGAAAAAATAGGAATGATTGAGGTTTTAAATAAAACGGCAAGATCTTTTGGAAATAAAATAAAACAGGTCACTGTCAGATACTCAGACTCTAATCAGGCTGTAACCATCGTAAATTCCGAAGGGATATACGTAGAAGATAATAGAATCCGCACCAGATATTTTATAAACGTAATCGCCGAGAAAAATGGCGTTTTGCAAACAGGCTACGAAGCTCCCGGAGGAACTGTCGGGTTTGAACTGTTTGATCTTTATCCTGCCGCAGAATATGCGAAAAAGGCAGCAGAAAGAGCCATAAAAATGCTTGATGCCCCGCATGCCCCATCCGGTAAAATGATGGTAGTCCTATCTTCCGAAGCCGGCGGAACCCTTATCCATGAAGCATGCGGACATGCGCTTGAAGCCGACTTTATAATGAAAGGGACTTCAATTTTTTGCGGCAAAATCGGAAAACAGGTCGCCTCCCCTCTTGTTACCGTCATGGATGACACAACTCTACAAGGAAAATTTGGATCTTACGCGTTTGACGATGAAGGGACTCATGCCCAAAAAACAATTTTAATAGAAAATGGGATTCTTAAAGGCTATCTAAATGACTGGTACACGGCAAGAGAACTTGAAATAAAACCAACAGGAAACGGCCGCAGAGAATCGTTTCGTACAAAACCTGTGCCACGCATGACAAATACATTAATAGCTCAGGGAAAAACAGATCCTGGAGAAATTATCAGTTCGGTCAAAAACGGCCTTTTTGTCAAAAGGATGGGAGGAGGAGAGGTAAACATTACAAACGGGGATTTTGTTTTTGAAATCAATGAAGCTTATCTTATAGAAAACGGGCAAATCACATCGCCCGTCCGAGGAGCAATTCTTACGGGAAACGGGCCAAAAGTTCTGGAAACAATCGACATGGTAGGATCAGATCTCGGTTTTCAGGTGGGGGTTTGCGGAAAGTATGACCACGCGCCCGTATCAGACGCCCAACCGACAATTAGAATTCCCGAGATAGTTATCGGCGGGAGATAG
- a CDS encoding putative toxin-antitoxin system toxin component, PIN family, giving the protein MKKVVLDTNVYISAILFGGIPQKIIAFARNKKIIIISSDYILWEIQKVLRDKFNIPNDHLYKIEQDILKLTQLTYVSSKVNKITKDPTDNMILSSAIDGNASFIVTGDKHLLEIGFFKNIKITTPFNFIKRLK; this is encoded by the coding sequence ATGAAAAAGGTTGTTCTTGACACTAATGTTTATATTTCAGCTATATTATTTGGTGGAATTCCTCAAAAAATAATAGCCTTTGCAAGAAATAAAAAAATTATAATCATATCCTCTGATTACATTTTGTGGGAGATACAAAAGGTTTTAAGAGACAAATTCAACATACCAAACGACCACCTCTATAAAATAGAACAAGACATCTTAAAGTTGACACAATTAACATATGTTTCATCCAAAGTAAATAAAATAACAAAAGATCCGACCGACAACATGATTTTATCATCAGCTATCGATGGGAATGCAAGTTTTATTGTAACAGGAGATAAGCATCTATTAGAAATAGGATTTTTTAAAAACATTAAAATAACAACTCCTTTCAACTTTATTAAGAGACTTAAATAA